The segment CCCATGTCAACACACTTGCAGCCATAGGTCTGCTCAATGAGCCTCTTGGTGGAGGGAATGCCCGCCCCAGGCTCTCCCGAAAAGAACATTATCCTGAAGGAGAAGTCCTTCCGGCAATCATAGCCGTTTTCCCTGGCCACCTCGGCTATGTACAGGGCATAAGAGGGAGTGCCGTAGAAGGCAGTAGGCTTGATCTCCTTCATCCAGCTTAGCCCCATGAGGGTCTGACCTGGCACACCTGCCCCAAAGGGAAAGCACTTGGCCCCCAGCCGCTCCCCCCCTACCAGGGCTCCCCATGAACCCATGTACAGGCTGAAGAAGGAGCCGATGAAGATGGTATCCTGCGGCCTCAGGCCTGCACCCCACATGATCCTGGCATGGGCATTGGCGATGCGGCGCCAGTCCTCTCTGCCAATGGCGAAGGCCGTGGGTCTGCCTGTTGTGCCAGAGGTGCCGTGAATGCGAATAACCTCTGAAGGCTCGATGCAAAGGTAGCTGCCAAAGGGTGGATTCTCGGCCTGATCTTTGCGGATCTCCTCCTTGGTCAAGACAGGAACCTGCTCAAAATCCTCCAAGCTTCTGATCTTCTCGAGCCGGATCCCTGCTTGATCCCATTTTTTTTTGTAAAAGGGCGAGCGCTCATAGGCCCAGGCCATCTGAGCCTTTATCTTCTGGAATATGATCTTTTCTCTTTCGACCGGATCCATGGTCTCCAGATCCGGGAACCAGTATTTCTGATCTTGCGCCGGCATGTACCTATCGTCGTACAGCGGGGGCCACTGGAGCATGACTCAAACCCTCCTCTCCCTTGCTTCTTGCTCTATGAATGAGATTATGCGACTAACAGGGGTGTTGGGGCCGAAGACTTCTCGGATGCCAAGCCTCTTTAGCTCCTCCATGTCCTGAGGGGGAATCACCCCGCCCATGATCACAGGGATGTCTTCCATGCCCTTTTCTCTGAGAAGCCTCACCACCTTGGGTCCCAGGCTCAGGTGGTTTCCCGAAAGGGTGCTGAGGCCCACCACGTCCGGGGCCTCCTGGAGGGCTGCGGTAGCTATGGCCTCAGGAAACTGGTTGCCCAGATATATCACCTCCATACCCGCATCCCTGAGCAGCCGAGAGATGGATACCACTCCCCGCCAGTGTATGTCCAACCCCAGCTTGGCAAGCAAAACCTTTATTGGCCTGCCCCTTGCCATGTCTTCTCATGCCTCCTTCCCTTGCGCTTTCAGGCCTCCCATGCTGTGCTTTTCTCGAGTTGGGTAGAGCCGTGATTGTGATCGGAAAGATTCATTACCTGAGCCCTTTTCTGGTCATTTGAGGGGGAATTCCCACAGGCCGAAGATTTTTCTGAAGACCCCCTGTATCTCCCCCAAGGTGGCCCTGGCTCTCACGGCCTCCATCACTGGAGGCATGAGATTGCCTCCTTGCAGGCAACACTCCCTCAGATCGTTCATGGCCTTGTGCCAAGCGCCTTTGTCCCTTTGGCTCTTCAGCTCCCTTAGCTTCTGCTTTTGGCGGCTTTCGGTCTCAGGGTATCTGAAGATCTCCTGGGGAATTTGAGAAGATTCCCCGGGCTGATAGTTCACCCCCACTATGGGAAACTTCCCTGACTCTATGGCCCTTTGTTGCTCATAGGCAAAGTCGGCAATGAGCCTGTGCATCCAGCCGCTTTCCACCGAGGCTATGATGCCTCCCAGGGAGTTTATTTTCTCCAGGAATTCCAGGATCCTGGATTCCATCTGGGAGGTCAGGCTCTCCAGGAAATAGGAGCCTCCCAGGGGATCCACCACCTTGGTCACTCCTGTTTCCACCTGGAGAATCTGCTGGGTCCTCAAGGAGATGAGAGCAGATTGTTCGGTTGGGGCCGAGAAAGCCTCGTCGTAGGAGTCCACATGGAGGGATTGGGCTCCGCCCAGCACTGCCGCCAGCCCTTGTATGGCAGCTCGGGCGATGTTGTTGAGGGGTTCTATTGCTGGGAGGGTGATTCCGGCAGTTTGAACATGAAATCGCATGAGGTGGGATCTGGGCTTCTCGGCCCCGAGACCTTCTGAGGTGATCCTGTACCAAACTCTTCTGGAAGCCCTGCACTTGGCTATCTCCTCGAAGAAATCGTTGTGCAGATCCCAGAAAAAGGAAAAACGAGGCAGAAAGGAATCCGGGTGAAGGCCCCTTCTGATGAGCTCTCTGGCCGTGGCCTCTGCGTTGGCTATGGCCACTCCTACCTCGGTGATGGCGTCGGTGCCTGCCTCCCTGAGGTTGTAACCGTTGTAGCTGACCGGATTCCAGCGAGGCAGCAAGGAGCTGGCCTGCTCTATTACATCGCACTGGATCCTGAAAGATTGCCTGGGAGGCAGAATCTCAGGAGCGCTTCCGATGGTTGTTTCCATGAGAAAATCATTTTGAGTTGTGCCCGCCAGGCTTTCCCAGGGAATCCCCCTTTCTTGGGCCATGACCAGGTACATGGAAAGCAGCACCACGGTGGTGCTGGGAAGATGAGTCACCAAAGATACGCTCACCCGGTCTATGGGAAGCCCCTCAAAGAGGGAGGCCATGTCTTCCACCGAGTCTATGGCCACCCCGCACTGTCCCACGTTTCCCTCTGCCTGAGGGGAGTCCGAGTCGTAGCCCCGGATGGTAGGGAGATCCAGCACGATATTGAGCCCTGTGCCTCCCTTTTCCAGGAAGAAACGCATGCGTTTGTTACAGTCTTCCGGAGAGCCAAATCCGGCTATCTGCCTTATGGTGAAGGGCCTTCCCCTGTACATGTTGGGATAAACCCCTCTGGTGTAAGGGGCAAGCCCTGAGAAGCTCAGATCCCTCATGTAATCCAGCTCGCTTATGTCTTCTGGCGTGTATATGAGCCTCAGGGGAATGCCCGAGGCGGATCTGAGATTCTTTTCTCCTTCCAGGTCCTCTGGGCTCAGGCAATCCCTCTCCCATCGGGATCTGGCCTGTCGGATCTCCTCTATGGTTTCAGGATGGAAAAGGCTTTTCTTTTTCATTTCTCCTCCTGGAGTCTTGTTCCCCGAAGGTCTTCTTGAACCATTCCTCTGTCCTGCCTAGGTGTTCTCGCATGAGCTTGCGGGCCTTTTCCCCTTTTGCCTCGGCCACGGCCTGGTAAATGGCCTCGTGCTCTTCCAGGAGCTGGAGCTTTTCCTTTGGGCTGCGGAAGATCCTCTCGTGGGAGACCCTCGTCACCTCTGCAAACAAATAGAAGATGGTGTTGGCCACATGGTAATAGATCCCATTGTGAGTTGCCCTGGCCAGACTCAGGTGAAAGTCGGCATCCAGATGATGGATTGGTTTGCCTTGCTGCAAACCCAGTTTCATCTGCTCCAGGATCTCCTCAAGCAGCTTAAGTTCTTGGGGCTCTATCCTTTCTGCGGCCAGAGCCACGGCCCAGGACTCCACTTCGGTCCTGAACTCGGCCAACTCCACCATTCTCCTCTCAGAGCTCAAGATCAGCTCCTGGAGAGGGTCCCTGAGGCAGCGCTCGGCAACGTTCATGACATATGTGCCATTTCCCTGGACCGATTGCACTAAACCCAGGTGTTCCAGGATCCCCATGGCTTCCCTGAGGGTGGGACGGCTCACTCCCAGTTGTTGAGCCATCTCCCTTTCGGGGGGAAGACGGCTTCCGGGCCTCAGAGCCCCGGAGCCCATGAGTTCCTGGATCTGAACCACTATCTCGTGGGTGACCCTCTTGGGGCGAATGGGCTTGAACAAAAGACCTTCTCCCTTTTAAATGGCCTGACCATTTAACCATTCCAGGAAAAGCATGTCAAGCTCTGAGGGGCTGTATGGAACCCCTGTCCCGCATTTTTCCAGATGAGTGGATCCGGGCCATGCCCGATTGGCTCCCATGAGAAGCCAATTCCCGGATCTGCCCGAAAGATTAGAAAGTTTCTCAGGCTCTGGGTATCACTCCACAGAACATCAATCTGGAGGCAACTGAGAGGTCTCTAAGAAGGGAACAAGAGGGCGGCACTTTCGTCCCGCCCCTTATTCTCGTACAAGACTTGGCAGGGTTACTCTTCGCTGGGGGAGTAGAAACACTTTTTGGGAGAGTTGATCTTGCCTTTCTCCTTGAGCTCTTGGATGGCCTTGGAGACCTCAGAGACGTCTTTGCCCGTGATCCTGGCCACATCTCCGGGCCTAAGGGGCCGACCAGCCTTTTTCATGGCCTCCAGAATTGTTTTTTCGGTCTCGCTCATGAGCATCACCTCCTGCTGAGATACTGGCCTAAGCATAGGGCCTAGGACCTGGATTACCTCCAACCCCCAGAGACTGTAATGGGTTTGGAGGCAATCCAGGTTCCAAAGAAAAATCTTAAGCAGGGCATCTCGGGGAGTCAACAACAAAGCCCACCAAAGTTTTTTCTCTAACATCTCACAGGAGGTGTCATGGATGAGGGTTGGTACAGAGCAACTCCTTTAGAGCTCCTGGATACCTTTTTGCAAAATCCTCGCATTTGCCCGGGGAGTGATCTTTTGTTTTGTTTGGCGGTGGTCCACTGATCGGGGTTCAAGTCAAGCCCGGGAAGTGATATGATCCTTCAGCCTTCTGCTTACATGGAGATACTGCCACGGCATGCATTCCCGGTGCCAGGCGAACAAATCATCCCGCAAGAGGAGGTGGCAAGATGAGCGGCAGGAGAGGCTTTTGGGTGTGCATGGTATCTCTTTTCGTGCTGGGCCTGTGCCTGAGTGCAGGTATCAAGCCCTCTCATTCGGCCGAAAAGGTGATCAAGTGGAAGTGCCAGTCCCACTGGCCCACGGCCAGCAGTTCTTACAAGGACAGCCTCATTCGACTGGTGGAAAACATCAAAAGCAGGACCAACGGCCGCCTTCTCATAGAGCCTTTTGCGGCCGAGTCACTGGTGCCCTCACCTGAAATATTCAATGCAGTCAAGAGGGGCATGATAGAGATGGCCACGGCCTCCCCTGGCTATTTCCGTGACCAGGTCCCCCTTGCCGGGATCGCCTCCGGGCTTCCTTTTGCCTTCCGCCAGGTGTGGGAGTGCGCTTACTTCCACAAAGGGCTGGGCTTTGAACAGATGATGAGGGAGGCCTGCTCCCCACACGGAGTCTATGTTTCCACTGACAAGGTGTATCCCACTGAGATGGTATCCAAGAAGCCCCTGGAGAAGATGGAGGATTTCAAGGGCTTAAAGGTACGTTCATCAGGGGTTTTGGCCAACTTCCTGACTGCCTTGGGCGGAGCAGGCTCTTACATCCCAGGACCAGAGATTTACCCAGGCCTGGCCTCGGGGGTGATAGACGCTGCCCACTGGGGGGCCGTGCAAGGAGCAGCCAGCATGGGCTTTTATGATGTGTGCAAGTACCATCTGAAGCCAGGTCTGAACATTGCTGCCACCGATGTTTGGCTCATCAATCAGAAGGCCATGGACTCTCTGCCTGCGGACATAAGGGAGATACTGCTTTGGACTCTGGAGGAACAATTCTGGTTCAGGACAACCCAGTATGAGTATCTGGAGGCCATCACCCTGGCCAAGGTGCAGAAGGAAAAGGGCGTCAAGGTGGTGGTGCTTGCGCCCGAGGAGCAGAAAAAGATCACGGAGGTGGCGGTCAAGATCTGGGACGAAGAGGCCAAGAAGGCGCCCGAAAACGCCAAGGCAGTGGAGCTGCTAAAAGATTTTCTCAAGTCCTTGGGATACCTGTGATCAGAGGCCGGGCAAGTGGCCTGGGGGCTCGTGCAAGTCACCCACTCTCGGGCCACTTCCTTTGAAATCTGCCTTCTAGAATGGGGCAAGGGGAGGATTTACGCGCCGGAGGTGAGAAACCGTGCAGAGGGTCTTGAATGCGGTGGATTTTCTCAACGACAGACTAGGCAGGATCCTCTCTTTGGGGATCCTTCTCATTTTCGGGCTTTTGATCCTGGAGGTGGCCCTCAGGTACCTGTTCAACTCACCCACGGTCTGGGCCAATGAGCTGACTCAGATGATCTTCGGGGCGTACGTGGTTCTCTCAGGGGGACATCTTCTCTGGTGCGGTGGGCACGTTAACGTGGACATCCTTTATTCTCGGCTCTCACCAAGGACCAAGGCCTTGATGGATGTGCTCACCTCATCGGTATTCTTCGCCTTTTGCTTGATGCTACTTTATTACGGGGGCTCCCTGGCCTTGGAGTCCCTGGGCAGATGGGAGCATTCCCAGTCACCTTGGAATCCCCCTCTTTACCCTGTGAAGCTGACCATACCTCTGGGGGCCCTGCTGGTGCTCATTCAAGGCACGGCCAAGCTCCTCAGGGACATATTGATTCTGGCTGGTAAGAAAGAGCCCTCGGCTCCCAAGCCACATTGAGGAATGCAGGATGAACATAGAGCTTTTGACCATTCTCTTCTTTTCGGCCTTGCTCTTGGTCTTGCTCCTTGGGCTACCCCTTTCTTTTGTGCTGGGAGGGGTTTCCGTTGTGTTTCTTTATTTCACCTGGGGTCCCCAGTCCTTTTACATGGTGGCAGCCCAGACATGGGGAGCCATGAACAAGTTCACCCTGGTGGCCATTCCCCTTTTCATCTTCATGGCCATGATCCTGGAAAGGGCTGGGGTGGCGGAAGACCTGTACGAGATGATGTATCTTTGGTTCGGCCCCCTGAGGGGCGGCCTGGCCATAGGTACAGTGGCCATATGCGCCATATTCGCGGCCATGTGCGGGATAAGCGGTGCGGCTGTGGTGAGCATGGGAGTCATAGCTCTCCCTTCCATGTTGAAGTACAACTATGACAAGGAACTGGCCCTGGGTTGCATAAACGCAGGGGGAAGCCTTGGCATCCTGATACCCCCCAGCGTGATCATGATCATATATGCCATCATATCAGGGGAGTCCGTGGGAAAACTTTTTGCAGGAGGTGTGGTTCCGGGCCTTGTCATAGCCTTTCTCCTGAGCCTTTACATCGGAATTCGATGCCTCCTGCAGCCCCACCTGGGCCCTGCCCTGCCCAGGGATCAGAGGGGAAACTTGGCTCAGAAGCTCCTGGCCATAAGAGCCATCATCCTACCTCTTTTGATCGTGGTCATGGTGCTTGGATCCATGATGGGGGGTATCACCACCCCCACAGAGTCCGCCTCCATGGGAGTCTTGGGCGCCATCATCTCCGGACTGGTGCATAAGAGGCTCACCTGGGAGCTCATCAAAGAGGCATGCCTTCGTACATTTAGGCTCACAGGAATGATCATGTGGATTCTCTTCGGGGCCTATTGCTTCAGTGCAGCCTACCACGGCATGGGGGCCCCCGCCCTGGTACAGGATCTCATGAGACATATTCCCGGGGGGGCCTGGGGCAGCATGATCTTCATTCAGGGTGTGCTTTTCGTCTTGGGTATGTTTCTGGATCCGGCCGGCATAATGATGATCACTGCTCCCATATTTCTTCCTGTTGTGAAAGCCCACGGCTTTGACCCTGTTTGGTTCGGAATCCTCTTTACCATCAACATGGAAATCGGGTACATGACCCCGCCTTTTGGCTTCAACCTTTTTTACCTAAAGGGCATAGTTCCTCCATCCATAACAATGGCAGATATCTACCGCTCCGTGATTCCTTACACCCTGGTGGAGCTGGTAGGCCTGGCATTGATCATGGCTTTCCCTGCCTTGGCTACCTGGCTTCCCTCCAAGATCTTTTAGCTGACACCATGACCCATGGATGCCCGCCTCAAAAAAAATCAAGGCCCCAAGCTTGTGATCCTTAAATCCATGTTCGTTAAATCCTTCTTAAGGCTTCTCCCCATTTGCCGTTTCCTGTAAAACTTCTGGAGGGGTGAGCGAAACAGTGAAATAAATCCAATTATATTGCCTTGCTAGCCACTCGGCGCAAGTCCATGCGCATCTACTTCTTCCAGGCCACTCCCCACAGCTCAGGCTCCCTCAACAAAGCCAAGGGCCCTCCTCTTGGTTTGAAGCCTTTGGTATTGTCGTCCCACCTGCTCCTGTGGCTGCACCAGAGCCTGATCCTGAACCAGGGCTTGAAGTTCCTCCAAATAGACCAGGGAGAGAGCTCCTGGAGATGCAGAAGCCTTTCATAGTGGGTCCTGGGATTGCGGGGGCCTGCCTGGCCGGTGAGCCTGTCCCAAAAAAGCCTCTTCATGGGGTAAAAGAGATTGTAAAACCATTTGTTGGGAAAGGTATGAAAGACCACCATCCCATCGGATCTGAGCACCCGATGAACCTCTGCCAGAGTCTTCCTTAACTGGTTCTTGGTCAGGTGCTCCAGTATGTCTGAAAGGATGACCCTGTGAAACACACTGGAAGAAAAAGGCAAACTGGAGCCTTCGGCCCTGCACAATCCGGCCCTTGGGATGATTCCACCCACGGAAGATCTAAAGAGGGTCTCCTTGGATATCTCTATGGCCTCCTTGGATGGATCCACTCCAAAGGCCAGAGCCCCTGCTTCCACGGCATGGCGCAGTAGCTCCCCTCGGCCGCATCCCAGGTCCATGACCCTCATTGGAGATCCCATGTCCGCCAGCCTAAAGACTATGAAAAGCCTCTCATCCAGAAGCCCCCCATGGGTTTCCTTGTAAAGCTCGTGGCCCCCGCAAGCCTCCAGGAAATATGTTCGGTCATAGAGTTCATGGCTCACCTTCCTATGCCTCCTGTACAAAGACCCCCTTGACAAAATTGGGCTCAGGCAAGAAAATCATACTTTGGAAATAGGATATGTCTTGGACCAAGGGATCCAAACCCCTGGGCAAGTTTGATATCAGGAGGAGGATATGTACTCGGAGATAGTTATGGATCATTTCCAGAATCCCCGCAACGTGGGGGAGATGGAAAACCCCGACGGGGTGGGTGAGGTGGGCAATCCCGTTTGCGGGGACATGATGAAGTTCTTCATCCGTGTCAAGGACAATGTCATAGAAGATGTGAAGTTCCTTACCTTCGGCTGTGGGGCGGCCATAGCCGTAAGCAGCATGGTAAGCGAGCTGGCCAAGGGCAAGACCTTGGATGAGGCTCTTCAGATCACCAGAGACCAGGTGGCCGATGCCCTGGGCGGCCTTCCCAAGAACAAGCTGCATTGCTCCAACCTGGGATCAGATGCACTTCATAGGGCCATTCATGATTACCGTCACAAACGTTTAGGGATCCCCATGCCAGAGGCTCCCCAGCATGAGCACGAGGAGCACAAGTTCCGCCACTGTCCTTACTGTGACGTGGAGAACCCAGAAGACCTGGCATATTGCCGGGCCTGCGGCAAGCGGCTCTAAACCCCATGCGCGTCTCCAAGAAGGCCCAGTGCGGCACAAGGGCCATGCTGGAGCTGGCCCTGCATTACGGCCAGAACGTGGTTCCCATCTCCCACATAGCCCGTATCCAGGGGATCTCCATGAAGTATCTGGAGCAAGTGATGACGCCCCTGCGCCGGGCAGGCTTGGTGGAGGCCACCCGTGGAGCAGGGGGCGGGTACAGGCTGACCCGTCCCCCCAAGGAAATCAGGGTCGCAGAAGTCATAAGAGCCCTTCAGGAACCCATGGAGCCCGTGAAGTGCCTTCAAGATACCCGCCTCTGTGACCGAGTAAGCAGGTGTCAAGCCAGAACCATTTGGTCGGATCTGCATCAAATAATAGAAAGCGCCCTTGAGAAAATCACCCTCCAAGAGATCCTGGATCGGGCTCCAGCGGATCCGGAGAAAACTAACCCATGTACACAACCATGGCTTCCTTCCTGACAAAAAAGGCCTGCAGGGCCATAAGAAACTATTCTTCGGGAAATGCTTCCAGGCCTGGACCGCTGGGATGGTTGGGCTTCTGATTGGCCGGGTTGTTTTCCAGGAAAAGGCTGTAGGCACTTTGCTTACAGAAGAGTCGGTTAACCTGTCTTAGAGCCAAGCATCCCTCTTGCCTGGTGATGTTAAACTAAGGCCTGCTGCGTTCTGCGAGAGTCCTGGCTGCCAAGGTGCCTGATCCATCTTCCAGATCCCTTGTCCTCTTGGCCACCAGTTGTCTGAAGGTTCCTGAGTCAGCCGGGCTTACTGGATCTGAATTTATGAAATTGACCTTAAGCGGGTTTATGAACTGCCCCCCCTTCATGAGCCTGAAATCCAGATGGGGTCCTGTAGCAAGTCCCGTTGCTCCCACATAACCTATGACCTGCCCCTGTCTGACGCTTACGCCCGAGCGGATGCCAGCCCCAAATCGGCTCAGGTGACCGTACATGGAAACATAGCTTTGGCCGTGTTGGATCTTTACAAGATTTCCAAAGCCCCCTTCCCAGCCCGCCGAAACTACCCTCCCGTCTGCCACCGCCCGAACAGGAGTACCTGTGGGCGCGGCATAATCCACTCCCAGGTGAGGTCTGTAAGTCTGCAAGATGGGGTGTAACCTGGCCTGGGTAAAACCCGAGGTGATACGGGTAAATTTCAAAGGCGAACGAAGAAAAGCCTTGCGCAGGGACCTGCCTTGGCTGTCAAAATACCCCTCCTGGCTTGCCTTGCCGTTGAAATAGAAGGCCCAGAATGCCCTGCCCTTGTTGACGAACCTGGCAGCCAGGATCCTGCCATAGCCCACCCTCTTATCCCCTATCCATTTCTCCTCCAAAAGCAGGTCAAAACGGTCCCCTGCTCTCAGATCCACGTGGAAGTCAATGTCGTAATCAAAGATGTTGGCCAGGGCAAGGGTTACGGAGGCCGGCAGCCCTGCCTTGTCCATGGCTCCAAAAAGGGAGTTCTGAATGGTTCCAGAGACCACCTTTTGACGCACCTCCAGAGGCTTCATCTCTTTTCGAGCCTGAAGCCTCTCCCCTGAACGTTCCACTAGGAGCATACATTGAAAGTCCAGCTCCGCTTCCACCTGCATCACCCGGCCGTCCTGGTCGTCCAAAGTGACAAGAAACTTGGTTCCTTCCCTCAAACGCTTCAAATCCTGGACTGCTTTCACCGCATCCACGATCTCTTTGGCCTGAATTTGTCCCAGACCGGCTTTCTTGAGGGCATCCTCAAGACCCTCCCCTTTTTTCAAGAGGATTTCCCTGGACTGTTCCTGGCTTTCCTCCTGAACTTCCACTTCTTGCAAAACCGGGGATTCGGAGAAGTCCCTCAGGCCCCGCGCCATTGAAAGCTGTTCTTCCAGCAGTTTGGGCGGTGGGAGGGAGAAGGCCGGGCCATCCATCAACCATGTCACCACCAGGGCCAGGGCAGCCCCTGTGGTCAACAGGCCTGCCACCCGGCAAAGGACCCACTCGGCTTTTCTGCCCCTCAGAAGGTTCCTCCGAAGCCTTTCCCTGCACAAGTGCTTGGAGGACCCCGATCTATCCAGGAAGCCCCTCACACCTCTCAAAACAGAACCTCCATCATCTGACCCACCGACTCCACCCCCAGAACCTCCATGGGGACCTCTTGGCTGGCCTGAGCCATGTTCCCCTTGGGCAGAAGACACTTGCGAAAACCCATCCTGTGGGCCTCCCTCAGCCTTGGAGACACCCTCTGAATCCCACGCACCTCTCCTGTCAGGCCTATCTCCCCGAATAGAACCAAAAGAGGATCCACGGCCCGATTGAGATAACTGGAGGCTATGGCCGAGGCTATGCCCAAATCCACGGCAGGCTCCTCAACCCTCATGCCACCTACCACGTTCACGTACATGTCCTGGTCTGAAAGATGAATGCCCCCATGTTTCTCCAGCACAGCCGTGAGAAGCGCCACCCTCTGCCCGTCAACCCCCATGGTGGCCCTTCTGGGCACACCGTACCCGCTCCTGGAAACAAGGGCCTGCAATTCCACCAAGAGGGGCCTGTTGCCCTCCATGCTGGCCAGAACCACGGAGCCTGGCACGCCCCTGGGCCTTTCGCTCAGGAACCTCTCCGAGGGGTTCATCACCTCTTCCAGGCCTCTTTCCCTCATCTCCAATATGCAGATCTCATCCGTGGAACCAAAACGATTCTTCACACACCTCAGGATCCTGAAAGGATGTCCCCTTTCCCCTTCCAGGTAAAGCACCAGGTCCACCATGTGCTCCAGCACCCTTGGCCCTGCCAGAACCCCCTCCTTGGTCACATGGCCCACCAGCACCACCGTGATGCCGCGGCCCTTGGCCACCGAAGTCAGTAAAGAAGTGGTCTCCCGAAGCTGTCCCACGCTGCCTGGAAGGGAGGGGTGCTGGTCTGTGTAAAGGGTCTGGATGGAATCCACTATTATCAGACGCGGCTCCAGAGCACAAACGGCATCCAGGGCGCGTTCCAGATTTGGCTCTGCCAGTACCCACAAACCTTCGGTCTCAAGCCCCAGCCTGTCCGCCCTTATCTTGAGTTGATGGGGTGATTCCTCCCCGCTCAGATAAACGGCTCTGGCTCCTCCGAGGGTCAGCTTCTGGCAAACCTGAAGCAGCAAAGTTGACTTGCCGATCCCAGGGTCCCCCCCCAGCAGCACCACAGAGCCATCCACCAGGCCTCCACCTAGGACCCTGTCCACCTCGGGCCAACCGGTGCTGAGCCTTCGAGTGCTCTCTGCTGGAATCTGGGAGAGTGGAAGGGGAGAGATCTGCTCCACGGGCCCAAACCAGGCCCTGCGCTGAGGACGTTCAGGCTGCGGCGTTTCTTCCAGCAAGGTGTTCCATTCCCCGCAGTCAGGACAACGGCCCATCCACTTGGCTGAACGATACGCGCAAGCCTGACAAACGTAGCTTGTCCGGAGCTTGGCCATGAATCTCCCCATGGGCCCAGGGCCCAGGACAAATCGGGGGGATTATACGCATGAGCGGGCCTCCTGTCAACCCAAAGCTCAGGCTTTTAAGTGAACAAAAAAATGGCTCCCTGGCCCAGAAGCCAGCGCATCCCAGCCTCCGGGATTTGCCTCATGGCTCAAGACGCATGGAGATACCTGCCTTGAGCCTGGCAACCAACTGCCCAACCCTTCTGGGAAGGTCATCTTCTGTGCGATTCTCTTCAATGAGGCGCACAATGGCACTTCCCACCACAACCCCGTCGGCTAAGCTGGCCGAGGATCTTGCCTGGTTATGGTCCGATATGCCGAATCCCACCATTACCGGAAGGTTGGTCCATTTCCTTATGAGTTGAATCTGTTTTCTAACAGCTTCCAGCTCTGGTTGAGCAGTGCCGGTAACGGCAGTTGTCGATATGCAATATATGAAGCCCTGGGCTCCCCTGAGGATGTGCCAGAGCCGATCAGGCCCTGTGGTGGGAGCCACCAGAACTATGTAATCCAGACCCATGGAGTCCGTATGGCATCTCAGCTCATCCCATTCCTCTGGCGGAAGATCCACAACCAGGATGCCGTCCAGTCCTGATCCACAAGCTTCCCTGGCAAATCGCTCAGGCCCGTAAGCCAAGATGGGATTGTAGTAAGTGAAGAGCAAAAGCGGAATGTCAAGCACTCTTCTCAGTGCGACCACCAGTTCCAAAACCCTCTCCAGGGTGGTTCCACTCATCAATGCCCTTCGGCATGCAGCCTGGAT is part of the bacterium genome and harbors:
- a CDS encoding TRAP transporter large permease subunit; this translates as MNIELLTILFFSALLLVLLLGLPLSFVLGGVSVVFLYFTWGPQSFYMVAAQTWGAMNKFTLVAIPLFIFMAMILERAGVAEDLYEMMYLWFGPLRGGLAIGTVAICAIFAAMCGISGAAVVSMGVIALPSMLKYNYDKELALGCINAGGSLGILIPPSVIMIIYAIISGESVGKLFAGGVVPGLVIAFLLSLYIGIRCLLQPHLGPALPRDQRGNLAQKLLAIRAIILPLLIVVMVLGSMMGGITTPTESASMGVLGAIISGLVHKRLTWELIKEACLRTFRLTGMIMWILFGAYCFSAAYHGMGAPALVQDLMRHIPGGAWGSMIFIQGVLFVLGMFLDPAGIMMITAPIFLPVVKAHGFDPVWFGILFTINMEIGYMTPPFGFNLFYLKGIVPPSITMADIYRSVIPYTLVELVGLALIMAFPALATWLPSKIF
- a CDS encoding class I SAM-dependent methyltransferase, which codes for MSHELYDRTYFLEACGGHELYKETHGGLLDERLFIVFRLADMGSPMRVMDLGCGRGELLRHAVEAGALAFGVDPSKEAIEISKETLFRSSVGGIIPRAGLCRAEGSSLPFSSSVFHRVILSDILEHLTKNQLRKTLAEVHRVLRSDGMVVFHTFPNKWFYNLFYPMKRLFWDRLTGQAGPRNPRTHYERLLHLQELSPWSIWRNFKPWFRIRLWCSHRSRWDDNTKGFKPRGGPLALLREPELWGVAWKK
- the nifU gene encoding Fe-S cluster assembly scaffold protein NifU, with product MYSEIVMDHFQNPRNVGEMENPDGVGEVGNPVCGDMMKFFIRVKDNVIEDVKFLTFGCGAAIAVSSMVSELAKGKTLDEALQITRDQVADALGGLPKNKLHCSNLGSDALHRAIHDYRHKRLGIPMPEAPQHEHEEHKFRHCPYCDVENPEDLAYCRACGKRL
- a CDS encoding Rrf2 family transcriptional regulator; the encoded protein is MRVSKKAQCGTRAMLELALHYGQNVVPISHIARIQGISMKYLEQVMTPLRRAGLVEATRGAGGGYRLTRPPKEIRVAEVIRALQEPMEPVKCLQDTRLCDRVSRCQARTIWSDLHQIIESALEKITLQEILDRAPADPEKTNPCTQPWLPS
- a CDS encoding peptidoglycan DD-metalloendopeptidase family protein — protein: MRGFLDRSGSSKHLCRERLRRNLLRGRKAEWVLCRVAGLLTTGAALALVVTWLMDGPAFSLPPPKLLEEQLSMARGLRDFSESPVLQEVEVQEESQEQSREILLKKGEGLEDALKKAGLGQIQAKEIVDAVKAVQDLKRLREGTKFLVTLDDQDGRVMQVEAELDFQCMLLVERSGERLQARKEMKPLEVRQKVVSGTIQNSLFGAMDKAGLPASVTLALANIFDYDIDFHVDLRAGDRFDLLLEEKWIGDKRVGYGRILAARFVNKGRAFWAFYFNGKASQEGYFDSQGRSLRKAFLRSPLKFTRITSGFTQARLHPILQTYRPHLGVDYAAPTGTPVRAVADGRVVSAGWEGGFGNLVKIQHGQSYVSMYGHLSRFGAGIRSGVSVRQGQVIGYVGATGLATGPHLDFRLMKGGQFINPLKVNFINSDPVSPADSGTFRQLVAKRTRDLEDGSGTLAARTLAERSRP
- the radA gene encoding DNA repair protein RadA, translating into MAKLRTSYVCQACAYRSAKWMGRCPDCGEWNTLLEETPQPERPQRRAWFGPVEQISPLPLSQIPAESTRRLSTGWPEVDRVLGGGLVDGSVVLLGGDPGIGKSTLLLQVCQKLTLGGARAVYLSGEESPHQLKIRADRLGLETEGLWVLAEPNLERALDAVCALEPRLIIVDSIQTLYTDQHPSLPGSVGQLRETTSLLTSVAKGRGITVVLVGHVTKEGVLAGPRVLEHMVDLVLYLEGERGHPFRILRCVKNRFGSTDEICILEMRERGLEEVMNPSERFLSERPRGVPGSVVLASMEGNRPLLVELQALVSRSGYGVPRRATMGVDGQRVALLTAVLEKHGGIHLSDQDMYVNVVGGMRVEEPAVDLGIASAIASSYLNRAVDPLLVLFGEIGLTGEVRGIQRVSPRLREAHRMGFRKCLLPKGNMAQASQEVPMEVLGVESVGQMMEVLF
- the trpA gene encoding tryptophan synthase subunit alpha, producing MRRILRRFQQLRERGEKALVTYVTAGDPDLEGTYEIVLEMARAGADIIEIGLPFSDPTADGPVIQAACRRALMSGTTLERVLELVVALRRVLDIPLLLFTYYNPILAYGPERFAREACGSGLDGILVVDLPPEEWDELRCHTDSMGLDYIVLVAPTTGPDRLWHILRGAQGFIYCISTTAVTGTAQPELEAVRKQIQLIRKWTNLPVMVGFGISDHNQARSSASLADGVVVGSAIVRLIEENRTEDDLPRRVGQLVARLKAGISMRLEP